In Pyrus communis chromosome 1, drPyrComm1.1, whole genome shotgun sequence, the following are encoded in one genomic region:
- the LOC137715657 gene encoding RING-H2 finger protein ATL38-like: MKYTIHAVLLWTLSFLLLSQPITAQTASPPQPQTNGSSSPKFNLKMAVVMVVLVVAFFILGFLSVYTRQCAQTRLQGRVDLALRNGSLMARGLDPAVIETFPAFIYSDVKALKLGQGALECAVCLQEFQDHETLRLIPKCDHVFHPDCIDTWLLSHSTCPVCRAYLVPKPGEEPYTWVDPNEEDIESGQSDTAPCRAEASPPSLPSHMPPRQVSVRIVEDQIKEEESPSPAPPVFINLVNGSEAYNQRGPPRSRSTGFGPPRSRSTGMRFTRVLFPRSHSTGHSLVKPGENVEKFTLRLPDEVRAQLVNSALIRSRSNNVAFPRAGSVRKDLSSESGRGKSPGLFERFDPSSRSNRSGRSGRWAFSMLPPFVSRNGSVRNQSGDNDVATQSAAGPSELIRAPLDHIGGDERSADTLRPRDQV, translated from the coding sequence ATGAAATACACCATTCATGCAGTCTTGCTATGGACGCTCAGCTTCCTCCTGTTGTCGCAGCCGATCACTGCGCAAACCGCATCGCCTCCTCAGCCGCAAACCAACGGCTCAAGCTCGCCGAAATTCAACCTCAAGATGGCGGTGGTAATGGTGGTTCTCGTAGTTGCGTTCTTCATCTTGGGCTTCCTCTCCGTCTACACCCGTCAGTGCGCCCAGACCCGCCTCCAGGGGCGCGTGGACCTCGCACTTCGAAACGGCTCCCTCATGGCGCGTGGCCTTGACCCCGCTGTCATCGAAACCTTCCCTGCCTTCATATACTCCGACGTCAAGGCGCTCAAGCTCGGCCAGGGCGCTCTGGAATGTGCCGTATGTTTACAGGAGTTTCAAGACCATGAAACGCTGCGTTTGATCCCCAAGTGCGATCACGTATTCCACCCCGATTGTATTGACACGTGGCTGCTCTCTCACTCGACTTGCCCGGTTTGCCGGGCTTACCTGGTTCCTAAACCCGGAGAAGAGCCGTACACTTGGGTTGATCCGAATGAAGAGGATATCGAGTCGGGTCAATCTGACACTGCGCCGTGTAGAGCAGAAGCATCACCACCTTCGCTACCGTCGCATATGCCACCCCGCCAAGTGTCAGTTCGGATAGTGGAAGATCAAATCAAAGAGGAGGAATCTCCATCTCCAGCACCTCCAGTGTTTATCAATCTGGTGAATGGAAGTGAAGCCTACAATCAAAGAGGCCCACCTCGGTCTAGGTCAACGGGTTTTGGACCGCCTCGGTCGAGATCAACCGGGATGCGATTTACTAGAGTATTATTTCCACGATCACATTCGACCGGACACTCGCTGGTTAAACCAGGTGAGAACGTCGAAAAGTTTACACTAAGGTTACCGGACGAGGTACGTGCTCAACTAGTGAATTCAGCCTTGATTCGTAGCAGGAGTAACAACGTGGCATTTCCAAGGGCCGGCAGTGTGAGAAAAGATTTAAGTAGTGAGAGTGGGCGTGGAAAAAGCCCCGGTTTGTTTGAGCGGTTTGACCCAAGTTCGCGGTCCAACCGGTCGGGGCGATCAGGCCGTTGGGCTTTCTCAATGTTGCCGCCTTTTGTGTCTAGAAACGGGTCTGTTAGGAACCAAAGTGGTGATAACGACGTTGCAACTCAGTCGGCAGCTGGGCCATCGGAATTGATTAGAGCACCGTTGGACCATATTGGCGGCGATGAACGGTCAGCTGATACCTTACGGCCAAGGGATCAAGTTTAA
- the LOC137718297 gene encoding putative clathrin assembly protein At4g40080: MARFKIIGILKDRASILKATLTINRRVSSVHLAVLRATTHDPSRPPSETRIASVLALGLSSRLTACACIDALMDRLHVTRSAFVALKCLLTIHNIISKGSFILKDQLACYPCFGGYNFLNLSMFCDNSDFCMLEYSSWVRWYAGVVEQNLMVSRAIGYYLNSSKNEGNKRDKEEKALALLDSDLAMEIEVLVEFVVRICDAPDSFELQKNNLVYEVVRATGEDYRSVQREIVVRVKEVGDRIDSVDGLRSAELARLIDAFERLEGCKGKLMLLFVNRKRNDGLWDLVRDTKARLVEMKEQREERLVVFPGKNELAESTQCWNPFLEPGQLLLLPSGGGWLGFGPTPIAV, from the coding sequence ATGGCTCGATTCAAAATCATCGGCATTCTGAAAGACAGAGCCTCGATCCTCAAAGCGACTCTGACCATCAACCGTCGAGTCTCCTCCGTACACCTCGCTGTCCTCCGCGCCACCACACACGACCCGTCAAGGCCGCCTTCGGAGACACGAATCGCCTCCGTGCTCGCCCTAGGGCTTTCCTCCCGCCTCACTGCATGCGCATGCATTGATGCTCTCATGGACCGGCTCCACGTCACTCGGAGCGCTTTTGTTGCCCTAAAATGCCTCCTCACGATTCACAACATTATATCAAAGGGGTCTTTTATTCTCAAAGACCAGCTTGCGTGCTACCCTTGTTTTGGGGGATACAATTTCTTGAACCTCTCCATGTTTTGTGACAATTCCGATTTTTGTATGTTGGAATATTCGTCTTGGGTCAGATGGTACGCCGGTGTAGTCGAGCAGAATCTGATGGTGTCTAGAGCAATTGGATATTATCTCAATTCGTCGAAAAACGAAGGTAACAAAAGAGACAAGGAAGAGAAGGCACTTGCTCTTTTGGACTCAGATTTGGCAATGGAGATTGAAGTGCTTGTGGAATTTGTGGTGCGAATTTGTGACGCCCCTGATTCATTTGAACTTCAGAAGAACAATTTGGTGTACGAAGTGGTGAGGGCCACGGGCGAAGATTACAGGTCGGTTCAACGTGAAATTGTTGTCCGAGTCAAGGAAGTTGGAGACAGAATCGACTCAGTCGACGGTTTGCGTTCGGCTGAGTTGGCTCGGTTAATTGACGCGTTTGAGAGGCTGGAGGGTTGCAAGGGGAAGTTAATGCTGTTGTTTGTGAACAGGAAGAGGAATGATGGGTTATGGGATTTGGTGAGAGACACCAAGGCTAGGCTTGTGGAGATGAAGGAGCAGCGAGAGGAGAGGCTGGTGGTTTTTCCAGGGAAGAACGAGTTGGCCGAGTCGACTCAATGTTGGAACCCATTTCTTGAACCTGGACAGTTGTTGCTGTTACCatctggtggtgggtggttggGCTTCGGACCGACACCAATAGCCGTTTGA